Within the Scomber scombrus chromosome 4, fScoSco1.1, whole genome shotgun sequence genome, the region tcctgccgGTCCTGGTCCCGGTCCTGCTGCTCCTACCGGTTCTGCTCCCAGTCCTGCTCCTGCTCCACCTGGTGCCGCTCTTCCCCCTGCTCCTGCTCCCGGTCCGGGTCGCCCCCCCCCTTGCAGAGAAGGCCCTGTCAGACGGGTTCTGGCGGGTCCGGTACTCGGACACGTCTCTGCTGatctggcagcagcagcagcagcagctggaggcGGCTCCTCCTTCCAACTACCTGAGCCGCAGCCAGTCCTCCTGGTACAGTCGCTATGGTAACCAGGCCGTGCTGGTCCGGGACAAGAGGGGCACGGACGACCCAGAGGGCCGGTCCAGGATCTGCTCCGTCATGTAGGAACCAGAACCAGGACAGAAGTCTGACTCTTGTTTACAGGATTTTATTTAGTTCTTCTCCCgtcacggggggggggggggggcagcactgagattataaacataaatatatatttatatatatttatgtttataatcaggtttatttgtgttgatgcttttttatcgtttctatgacaacaacaaaagttTTCTATCAAACAGACGAGTTTTATCACTTTTAGTCGTTTAGCATCAAAGTTAGCTGCTAATCTGTTAGCATCAATaagagagaacacacacacacacacacacagatacacacacacacacacacacacacacacacacacacacacacacacacagacacacacacagatatatacacacacacacatcttcagaCCTTCATCAGTGTTATTTTACAGACAAATGGAGAAACTAGATTCATCTGGAACCATTTTATAGTTTCattacacactacacacacacacacactacacacacacactacacacacactctctacacacagatacacacacaaatataaatacacacacaaacactacagacacacataaatatacaaaatcCAACCAGAATTGAATCAGatactgaaaatataaatattgatcTTTGTATCGTAGTTTTTACGTTTATAAGACTTTAttcaggaagtgatgtcagacTGTCGTGAGATCTGATTGGTCCACGAAGGTCGACGAGTTTATTTTAGATGGTTTCTACTTTTAGTTTAATAAAATAACCTGATGAAGGTCTGAGTCCATCTGCAGCTCAACAGTTAGTAATGTGACAgtctgctgccccctggtgtTCACACGCAGTATTACACTCAATCTATGAGACGCTGTGATCAACTTACTCAGTATTTATCTGCTTTTACCTTTAACTTTTattctgaacacacacacacacatacacacacatacagatatatacacacacacacacacacacatatatatatacacacatatatacacacacacatatatacacacacacacacatatatacacacacacacacacatgtatatatacacacacacatatatacacacacacacacatgtatatatacacacacacatatatacacacacacacacacatatatacacacacacatatatacacacacacacacacagagatacacacccTTTAGTGTGTAATGTGAGTCTGCTGGTGTTTATATAACAGACTCTAACATGTATAGAAATGAGACGCTGTGATCAACTCCGTCAGTatttatctgctttttttttaacctttgactTTTATTCTGAAACCCGATTGGCTGCTGACAGGAAGTAGAGTCGATCTGCTGCATCATTTTTATAACTTTTGCTTTTAtagagaatataaaaataaaaagtctgaaATCAGCAGATTTATGAGtcaaagtttgtttgttttgattaatCTGAAAATCATCTGGTCGCATTGTGATGTCatacatgacctttgaccccaaaTCTGGATTAAATATTTAACTCACCTTCAGATCTCAGGACTGCAATAGTACTATACTGCTGTAGTACTAATACTAGTGTAATACTactacagtaatagtactaatactactgtaatactagtactactattgtaatattaatactactataataataatactacaactaAAGTAACTATTATAGTACTGTAAAACTACTGCTACAGTAataatactacagtaacagcagtaatatTATGGTAACAGTACTAATACTGTAATATCTTGTAACGGTCGGTCTAAACAGGAATCAGTGAGAAACACTTCCTGTTCATTGATGGAAACCTGAACCTTTGAGGCTccagaaacaggaagtgtgaaTGAGAGTCGAGTCTTTGGGTcagtttatgtgtttatttatgaaaacaaatgaactcAGAAAATAAGGATCCCATATCAGTAATTACATCAAATAATTCACTTGTTGGTTTTCGTCAGttcgtcctctctctctctctctctctctctctctctgcgtctCTACTCTATCGAGCGGAGTTCATCCTAAACCTCAGACAGCTACTATACAGCTACTATACAGTGCTCGAAACATACGGAAGAAAGAACGTACGGCCGGAGTGCATGCAAATAcataaaatcacttttttcctttttcttattaaaatacaaaaaatgaactATTAGCATCAAAGCTCGaccataaaactaaaaaaaaaaaaaaaaaaaattaaaaaaaaaaaaaaaaaacaacgaacAGAGGTTACTGTGGCAAcgcactgtctgtctgtccgtcattattggttctttttgtgtttgatcGCTTCGTATCGTTACTAAATGTTGTCGCCATGACAACCCGTAACCACCACCACCTGCCGAGGAAGGCCACTAAAAAGTCGGACCTTgagtatgtttttgttgttttttgttaaaatgagatgaaatgtaaaaaaaaaaaaaaaaaaaagaagctgcgTGAAttaacgaaaaaaaaaaaatcgatcGGGACCCTTTTTAGACCTTTATTTAAATTCCGCgtcaacagacagacagacaggtgggtCGACAGGTCACGTGATTTCCATCCGACTGATCTGATTGGCGGCACAAACACGACgtggttagaaaaaaaaaaaacaaccacaccCGATGCCCCGCCCACTCCAGGTAAGATGTTGCGTTCAGGTACACGATGAGAGAATTGGGAATTCTGAACTCCCAACCAACAGAGACGCGTCAGTcacatgataataatatttaataaaaaggacaaccaaccaatcagagcagagtgttGCACCTAGCTGTTACCACGGCGATGATGTCACAGCATCAGCCGGCGGCGAGACAGACGAGGTTCGAGCTCCGAAACTGACGACGAAACTTCGGAAactcagggaaaaaaagatcgTACGAAGCTTCGCTCGGAAGAGGAAGTGACATGTCTGCTAAGTCGcagcttcaaaataaaatacacaaaaaaaaaaaaagctttcttgcctcaatttaacaaaataaaaacctgcCGATCAGAAAGAAAACCGTCTCCcgtcttattttttttttgttttatagatattttaaaatctaaattatctaattatatatataaaaaaaataattgattaaattattttaaaaacatttactgaaacAGTTTCGTTTCGTTATCGTtgtaacttttctttttgtttcctcaaagcttttattttgtagGTGGAAATGTGTCCTTTCTTCCAAatcagcaaaataaaataaaatacaattttttggacattttttaaacctAATACTTTAAAATGAGGCCTGATCAGGTTGCTTCTGTACGTTTGGTGACAGTCTTTTGAGTTTAAACCCTGACAGGAAGTCTGTGTTACAGTAAGTGGTTTTGTTTTGGCGGGGTgttgggggaggggagggggggggtgagggACAGGACAGCGgtacaaagacatttttatattgagAACCTTATAAGACACAAACAAGTTCAGCACACAACCTGAAAaatcaaaaagaaataaaataaaaggaaatgtagtgttaaaaaaaaagaaagaaaagaaagaaagaagtttaTCTTGTTCTTTGCTGACAGAGCCGGCGGCAGGTTaaagtggggggggggtcaggtTCAGGTTCGggcccctccccctccccacacacacacacacacacatgttgacCCCAGGGACAGACAGGTTGTGGGTTCTGGTTCAGGACCAACAGAGGAGCTCAGGTTTGATCTCAGGAGGTTTTTTATGAAACTTGCagcagagaaaaaataaaaaaatccatcagTCAGATTTTAGAGACTCAGCTGATCACTTCCTCCCCTCGTTAATTATAACCAATCAAAACAAACGCTGATCAACAACCAATCAGCTCATCAGCTTTTATGACCTGTGTCCCAACATAGTTTCTTATTCTtctaaattaatatttcatcatcaGATTGATTTTAAACTCTCGGATCATTTTTCCTGGTTTGATTTTTCCTAACAACCGTCAGCGTACTTGAACGCAACATCTCAACCTCAGCAGTGACATCACGCTTTCACAACAAGGAGGCTCCGACCAATGACGTCACAGATCTGAGAGAcgacgagaaaaaaaaagtccctctGAAACTGATCCCACGTCAGTTTTTACACTCGACTCAACTTTCATTAGATCCACTTTTTTTAATCCTGCACGTTGTTCGTCTTCGCAGCCGCTCGTCTTCCTCAGCGATGCAACTACAGCAGAGTCAGAGAGCTGCagctactttattttattatttacactcattggcctctttattaggaacacctgtgcaatataacacaacagctctgatataaattatacatttatgaagtttatacattatCAGGAAGGAGattattctactttatttattactgagctcatagtgggtgatggtggtgtattaagGAGCATTATattcatctgtgtttttaatattttgtccactgcATGAACATACATGGGGACAAAATAATAGGAACAGTCAATATaacacaccaccatcacccactatgagcTCAGTAATACACATAAAGTAGAATCATCTCCTTCCTGATAATGCATGAGcttaataaatgtataatatatcagagctgttgtattaaatagcacaggtgttcctaataaaagAGGATAGTGAGTTTATTATATCACCAGCAGCACAAACAGCAGTGATGTTTTTATTACCGtgctgcagctgatttaaataaactgaactgaaggATTAAACTATCAACATCACCACCTGACGAgcctttattttaacatttaattggGACTCATTTGAAAgctgtgtttgtgcagcagaGTCACTTTATTCATTcttattttacttctttttttttaacactgagaCAAAATTAAAACCAAACTTTAAACTTCACCGTGAGCCTTTACTGCCTTCCTATTGGCTCCAAGAGAGTGACATCATACTCTGATCTGCAGCTGCAACTATTTAATTAACCACCGACTATTTTAAATCatcaattaattatttccaGTGTGTGATTCCAGCTCCATTTTTCTGATTTaatagacaaaaaacaaaaattaacagatgaattgataatgaagATAATGCTCAGTTTCAATCCCTGAACATCATTTAAACATGATAACTAAACTCTGACTGTGATGGATTTTAATTCTgcagcaagttttttttttttggaaataagaCTGTTCCAGTTCTTCCAGCTGCTGCTTTACTGCAGATGTGACCATGTGACCAGACTGTAGGAACAACCTGATTGGCTCCTCGGATTCCTCGTTAGGATCCAGTTTTTCTGTGTTCGTCCAACTCAAGGAAAACCTGAATTTATGTAAAACCCCACTGagatctcctcctcttcctcctcctcctcctcctctcccatgATGCTCTATAGATGCTTCTGGAATGttgtcagaggtcaggggtcacaGCCGGCCGTccaggatgaagaagaagaagaaaaaaaagggaagccTCCACGAGTGTTCAGAGAGGATCAACACGACTCCCGAGCAGACACAGGCTGCCCGTcgccttcctcttcttctcttgccGAGAAGTCACtgcttccttcttcttcttcttctactcttctgtctgtctgcattcctccaggaaagaaacaaaaaaaccaacaaaaaaacgaaaaaaaaaaaaaaaaaaacactaggTGCTAAAAAACAGGTCAGCCTATTTACATACAGTCTccaagtctgtgtgtgtgtgtgtgtgtgtatgtgtgtgtgtggtatatatttttatatatatttatgtgtgtatgtgtgtctgttgtaCGAAGTTCAGAGTGTGTATCtctgtcttttgtgtgtttgttcaggATGTAAGTTTACATGAGCGTCAGTGTGTATAGATTTAGTTCCtgcatttgaatgtgtgtgtgtgtgtgtgtgtgtgtgtgtgtgtgtgtgtgtgtgtagaatgaataaacctctgtgtgtgtttgtgtgttcagtaacatgtgtgtgactgtgtgtggtgtgttcagtctgtgtcggaggaagaggaggttcCTGTTGAGGAGCTGTcatcagaggaagaagaggagcttCCACTCAAACGACTAGCCCCGCCTCCTGAGGCCCCGCCTCCTGCTGCCTTCTCTGAAAACACGAAGAGAGAGCGACGTTAGCATATTAGCGCCATTATGTCCGAAATCACGTCCTGATGTTACTGAAATCACGTTCTTATGTCAGTGAAATCACGTCCTGATGTTACTGAAATCACGTTCTTATGTCAGTGAAATCACATCCTGATGTTATAGAAATCACGTCCTGATGTCAGTGAAATCACGTCCTAACGTTAATGAAATCATGTCCTGATGTCAGTGAAATCACGTCCTAACGTCAGTGAAATCACGTCCTAACGTCAGTAAAATCACGTCCTAATGTTAGTGAAATCATGTGTTGATGTCAGTAAAATCACGTCTTAACCTCAGTGAAATCACGTCCTAACCTCAGTGAAATCACATCCTAACGTCAGTGAAATCACGCCCCAACGTTAGTGAAATCACGTCCTGACGTTAGTGAAATCACGTCCTAACGTCAGTGAAATCACATCCTAACGTCAGTGAAATCACGTCCTAATGTTAGTGAAATCATGTGTTGATGTCAGTAAAATCACGTCTTAACCTCAGTGAAATCACGTCCTAACCTCAGTGAAATCACGCCCCGACGTTAGTGAAATCACGTCCTAACGTCAGTGAAATCACATCCTAACGTCAGTGAAATCACGTCCTGACGTTAGTGAAATCACGTCCTGACGTTAGTGAAATCCCGTCTTAACGTCAGTGAAATCACGTCCTAATGTTAGTGAAATCACGTCCTAACGTCACTGAAATCACGTGTTAACGTCAGTGAAATCGTGTCCTAATGTTCATGATCATGtagagacagtgagacagtgtaGAGCCACTTGTGGTATTTCAGTACTTACGCAGTAGCTTCCTCTGCTTCTTCTGCAGGCAGGACTTGACGTAGCGCTCCAGCTCTCGGAGTGTGGAGGGTTTGAGGGTCTCGAAGTCGATCTCGATCTCGTCGGGGTTGGAGTCCCTCAGCGACGGCTCTCTGGACTGGATGATGTGGACGACGCGGCCCAGCTTCTCTCCCGGCAGCCGGTTTATATCCAGACTCAGCTGGCGCTTTTCGTCGTACGACATCGGCAGGGACGACTCCTCGCCGTCGTCTCCGTTGGCCGAGCCGCCGCCTGACGTCTTACTGCCTTTCTTCGGTTGCCTGGAAACGCACAGACTCACTCTGATTGGTCGCACTCTTaaatttaacatgaattaaCTTACTGCTTCCGTTGTACTGGCGGCGGTTCGTTACCTGGTGGCAGTCACCGTGCTGTTGGCTTTCCTTGCCGGCGCcttcttctgattggctggtttgGGCTGCTGAGCGGCGGCCTTCggtttcttctcctcctccatcttgcCTTTGTTCCCTTTGTCTttgtccttctctttcttcttttccttgtctttcttctctttcttcttctttggctTGCTGACCGGAGCCTGGGACAGGACAGCCAGCTGCTCGTGCACCGCCTTCAACTGATGGAATACACTAATTGTCAATATCTATCACTTCTAATCAATATGAAGGACCGCCTTCAGTTGGTGGAAGATACTAATAATGGATATCTAAAGATGTTTAAtcacaataatatattaaatcaaaaataaacacaattaaacattttcaacattgaTTATATCTacaattatgttaaaaaaagtagaaaaccAGGATGTTCTTGACCTGTGATTGGTCGGCAGCACCAACCTGCTCCTGTAGCTCAGCCAATCGCGTGGCTCGCTCCTCCTCTGAGTCAGACGATTCGTCGGAGGAggagttgttgctgctgtcagagGAGGCAGTGCTTTTACTAACCAATGGTGTCGTGGACGGGACCGACGCCTCCAGGCCCTCGTCTGGGATCTTAGCGAAACGCATCTCGAACACGtcctgaagaaagaaagaaagaaagaaaggaagagagaaagaaagagattaaTGTTTATTGATAACATGTCCTAATGTCAGTGAAATCACGTTCTAATGTCAGTGAAATCACGTTCTAATGTTAATGAAATCATGTCGGATCAGCGATCGGTtttggcacttttccactatacagtacTAGCTCGACTCTACTCGTTTCtttgctcctccatcagggtcatgtgtttgtgtcgcgtataaaacgaagtcacagcagtttaatgcagcgttgctatgacgaccccgctcacgttgaggaggtacttttttgtaattcCTGGTACCGTACCGCGTcaagtcgagccgagtagagctagaactgtatagtggaaggTTCTGAGAGGTTGAACGTACCTGCAGCTTGCGGGCCATGGCCACCACCTCGTGATCTGGAGGGTTGTACTTGTAGCAGTTGGAGAACATTAACCTGACGTCGGTCGCAAAGCTCTGAGGATCACTGTACTCTCCTTTATCCATCTTTTTCTGTTAGAGAggagacataaaacatgaaatgattcagtcatatttaaaaaggaaaggttatcaaaagttgatctgaagctaatatgaagcttcagtcaaatcttcatcttctatgtttcaacgtttcagtgtttttagtaccaaagtctttgtgttactatggttacaccacagctcaacagggaaacgctaagagggaatctgatgctaagaacactgtaaatgtgtcagatatcagaCGTTAGTGAACTGAGCTAATAAAAAGTAGAAACATCGACTCCATGACCTGGTCTGACAGAGAAACTTCGTAGTGCAGTTTAAAGACACCAGGAGCAGTTTCAGacttattttaaagcaaaatcaCAAATTCATTCTTCACTTGACTCGTAAATCTTTCAGATCTCCTAAAGTTCTCACTCGCAGACTTGCCTGTCACAATatttatcgacttatcgtacataacgtaattatcaacatcatgtcTGTATATCAACTTATCGCACAATAACGTAGCTtttgacatcatcatgtctatatacaGAATTATCgcacaataacgtaattatcagcatcatcgtGTCTATTTATCAACTCATCGTGCAATAACGATATTTTTGACATCATCGTGTCTATAAATCGACTTATCGTAGAATAACgatatttttgacattgtgtctatatatcgacttatcgtagaATAACgatatttttgacattgtgtctatatatcgacttatcgtagaATAACgatatttttgacattgtgtctatatatcgacttatcgtacaataacgatatttttgacattgtgtctatataatcaacttatcgtacaataacgcaatttttgacatcatcatgtctatataaagacttatcgtacaatagcgtaattatcaacatcatgtctatatacttatcgtacaataacgcaATTTTTGACATTGTCTATAtaatcaacttatcgtacaataacgcaattatcagcatcattgtatctatatatcgacttatcgtacaatagcgtaattatcaacatcatgtctatatagacttatcgtacaataacgtaattatcagcatcagtgtgtctgtatatcgacttatcgtacaatagcgtaattatcaacatcatgtctatatcgacttatcgtacaataacaatattttttacattgtgtcTATATAATCAACTTATCGTAAAATGACACAATTTTTGACATCATcgtgtctatatatcgacttatcatacaataacgATATTTTTGATATTGTGTCTATAT harbors:
- the LOC133978751 gene encoding putative uncharacterized protein BRD3OS → MLGDGATALQDPTDPVLPTNQTPAGLFMAELDPSWSRLDRVSRRQEPELFLLLLHLVPLFPLLLLPVRVAPPLAEKALSDGFWRVRYSDTSLLIWQQQQQQLEAAPPSNYLSRSQSSWYSRYGNQAVLVRDKRGTDDPEGRSRICSVM